A portion of the Plasmodium gaboni strain SY75 chromosome 5, whole genome shotgun sequence genome contains these proteins:
- a CDS encoding ring-stage membrane protein 1: MVLKSSYIFFFLFLVILNFNNVVEGENETTTIENNPGNNDNIGRSGPNDKNENVQKDVNNNMGMNNNNNNINSNNNNNNINNNNNNNINNNNNNNINKNNNNNINNSNNNNINNNNNNDINNNNNNNLNNNNNNKSSNGFSNFFNKLFGKKKDMKKEGDAKSEEDLNKNKNIENNKGSAVSSNVEVTKNQDKSSDNHNNNNNNNNDDDDDDNDDNDDIDEIDERDDSDDNDDSDESDDNDDSDSNDENDSNDNNQEDSKKEENKINFTEQNKEQNKEQNKKQNMFSTNNKGLNKYNIDNELKEVDELLKSDNYMLSKYHVSFFNNFEEDTYNKKKFIRPYDLSMLKSILIYRQRVTRNCVNIFQDLDAVFGKCYNKDDAKLSITRDKVKKELSRKNKNFVEYLMEMLENTLNRMNDDFINKDIFDLNNYVKEFELINYLLIHEDSDIFLETYNLISGLNSKIEETSIEKLKNVILKGKHINYKMKDDIYYILKKAYAKYFKIDVYKKGKLLYPTLYYHRSAFIKSFVVEFFNNNKVCENTKCPLNSNCYVIDDEETCRCLPGFNNIKIDDEMNCVKDDTLNCSRNNGGCDIHAKCTLVDKQIVCECKDKFEGDGIYCSYSFFSSIHNFIFFFILFLFIFIL, from the coding sequence atggTGTTAAAAAGTTcgtatatatttttctttctcTTTCTTGTGATACTTAATTTTAATAACGTTGTAGAAGGGGAGAATGAAACTACAACTATCGAAAATAATCCAGgaaataatgataatattgGAAGGTCAGGACCAAATGATAAAAACGAAAATGTTCAAAAGgatgtaaataataatatgggtatgaataataataataataatatcaatagcaacaacaataataataatataaataacaacaataataataatataaataacaacaacaataataatataaataaaaacaataataataatataaataacagcaataataataatataaataacaacaataataatgatataaataacaacaataataataatttaaacaataataataataataaaagtagTAATGGATTTTCAAATTTTTTCAATAAACTTtttggaaaaaaaaaagatatgAAAAAAGAGGGAGATGCAAAAAGTGAAGAagatttaaataaaaataagaatattgaaaataataaggGGAGTGCTGTAAGTTCTAATGTCGAGGTTACAAAAAATCAGGATAAATCAAGTGACAAccataataataataataataataataatgatgatgatgatgacgataatgatgataatgacGATATTGATGAGATTGACGAAAGAGACGATAGCgatgataatgatgataGTGATGAAAGCGATGATAACGATGATAGTGATAGTAACGATGAAAATGATagtaatgataataatcAAGAAGATAGCAAAAAGGAAGagaataaaattaattttacagaacaaaataaagaacaaaataaagaacaaaataaaaaacaaaatatgttttcaactaataataaaggattaaataaatataatatagataatgaattaaaagaaGTAGATGAACTTTTGAAAAgtgataattatatgttaaGCAAATATCatgtttcattttttaataattttgaagaggatacatataataagaaaaaatttatacGACCTTATGATCTTAGTATGTTAAAAAgtatattaatatatagaCAAAGAGTAACAAGAAATTgtgttaatatttttcaagATTTAGATGCTGTTTTTGgaaaatgttataataaagatgatGCTAAATTAAGTATTACTCGTGATAAGGTTAAAAAAGAGTTAAgtagaaaaaataaaaattttgtaGAATATTTAATGGAGATGTTAGAAAATACACTTAATCGTATGAATGAtgattttattaataaagatatatttgatttaaataattatgttAAAGAATttgaattaataaattatttattaatacatGAAGATTcagatatatttttagaaacatataatttaataagTGGATTAAATTCAAAGATAGAAGAAACATCTATTGAAAAActtaaaaatgtaatattaaaaggaaaacatattaattacaaaatgaaggatgatatttattatatccTTAAAAAGGCATATGctaaatattttaaaattgatgtatataaaaaaggaaaattattatatccaactttatattatcatagAAGTGCATTTATAAAATCTTTTGTAGttgaattttttaataataataaagtaTGTGAAAATACAAAATGTCCCCTTAACTCAAACTGTTATGTTATAGATGATGAAGAAACATGTAGATGCTTACCTGgatttaataatataaaaatagatGATGAAATGAATTGTGTTAAGGATGATACTTTAAATTGTTCTAGAAACAATGGAGGATGTGATATACATGCTAAATGCACTCTTGTTGATAAACAAATTGTGTGTGAATGTAAGGATAAATTTGAAGGTGATGGAATATATTGTTCCTATTCTTTTTTTAGTTCAatacataattttattttcttttttatattatttctatttatttttattttatag
- a CDS encoding hypothetical protein (conserved Plasmodium protein, unknown function) has protein sequence MGFISLKYLSLFFMSILFFHSSYKRYYIKCHDIYISNILISNSSFIFNKNIYVYNILVNDDEINISPFLNIWEDFLYKNESLQSEPFYEENTLEYVNNISQSLERDELYLKKYYIHINNKKINFYDIPYTLSLEQHYENKNIRITIFYEYIKTYTINIVRENKYINHNFTSYFYLDNIQLFNDETKEYIPLNKKFKYNDNFYYASVDEKVHTILVKGLCFNSQMYVKDNEIYDNFLFLLNQKIYSNVLIIECRRYEYYDDQSAIVQKKKNSHLLNNFFKKKLKSKIIYNNNHNNGNNDTVKSKKGIYEYIQDVKDKYQKYLSPYKEENGQDKVQRDKTKSTSNDNMYISTYNNTNHNNNNNNNNNYYNNNSNSSSSTTSSSNSTYNIYKDTYTFEKNSHKTKQNNSTYFNDYNMTNKNKDNIIYPHISSRNTSNNENFKVKKIYRIFYYINIFYNINIEIPKYLYNIIEGNTCILNYTKYKKNDIIINEYICNNFQNYISSFYFDINNKLFAFIKVDKQKNIQRLLHNFLETYFNFSSNIYLYLQSFNDQQIIKINFKTNKSSILFYTKCIVILLVLCSIFIFIYNFCSN, from the coding sequence atggGATTTATAAGCTTGAAATATTTGTCCTTGTTCTTCATGTCCATTTTGTTCTTTCATTCTTCATATAAAAggtattatattaaatgtcacgatatatatattagcaatatattaattagtaattcttcttttatatttaataaaaatatttatgtatacAATATACTAGTTAATGATGACGAAATTAATATTAGCccatttttaaatatatgggaagattttctatataaaaatgaatcTTTACAAAGTGAACCTTtttatgaagaaaatacCTTAGAATATGTTAACAATATATCACAATCTCTTGAAAGAGatgaattatatttaaagaaatattatattcatataaataataaaaaaattaatttttatgatatcCCTTATACTCTTTCTCTTGAACAAcattatgaaaataaaaatattagaaTAACTATATTTTACgaatatattaaaacatatactattaatattgttagagaaaacaaatatattaatcaTAATTTCACatcttatttttatctagataatatacaactatttaatgatgaaacgaaagaatatatacctttaaataaaaaatttaaatataatgataatttcTATTATGCAAGTGTAGACGAAAAAGTACATACCATACTAGTAAAAGGTTTATGCTTTAATAGTCAGATGTATGTAAAGGACaatgaaatatatgataattttctttttttattaaatcaaaaaatatatagtaaCGTATTAATTATTGAATGTAGACGCTATGAATATTATGATGACCAGTCAGCTATAGtacaaaagaaaaaaaacagCCATTTGttgaataatttttttaaaaaaaagttaaaaTCAAAgatcatatataataataatcataataatgGAAATAATGACACTGtaaaaagtaaaaaagggatatatgaatatatacaagatgttaaagataaatatcaaaaatatttatctccatataaagaagaaaatgGACAGGATAAAGTTCAAAGGGATAAAACAAAAAGTACAtcaaatgataatatgtatattagtacatataataatacaaatcacaacaacaacaataataataataataattattataataataatagtaatagtagtagtagtaCTACTAGCAGTAGTAACAGtacttataatatatataaagacACATACACCTTCGAAAAAAATTCACATAAAACTAAACAAAACAATTCAACATATTTCaatgattataatatgacaaacaaaaataaggataatattatatatccACATATATCTAGTAGAAATACAtcaaataatgaaaattttaaagttaaaaaaatatatagaattttttattatattaatatattttataatataaatatagaaataccaaaatatctatataatattatagaaGGAAATACATGCATCTTAAATTATAcaaaatacaaaaaaaatgatataataattaatgaatatatatgtaataattttcaaaattatatttcatcattctattttgatattaacaataaattatttgcttttataaaagtagataaacaaaaaaatatacaaagACTTCTACATAATTTTCTTGAAACATACTTTAACTTTTCAtcaaacatatatttatatcttcaaTCTTTTAATGATCaacaaattattaaaattaatttcAAAACAAATAAATCATCTATTCTATTCTATACTAAATGTATTGTTATTCTTTTAGTCTTATgttctatttttatattcatatataacTTTTGCTCAAactaa
- a CDS encoding hypothetical protein (conserved Plasmodium protein, unknown function): MIFLNCKKYGGGVGRRLCMPNYSGSSDSIYKYKKFVLKKINHKYENVLLFGDVNKLRSTAIELIRGMKNEDKINREQKNYSFKKYEGMEKKRKYQVEEKNILDEENGDDMLNNIENENNIENENNIYNESNIYNENNIYNESNIYNENNIYNESNIYNDNNINNNVNIYKNVILTTSEKESLPLTKKLSFWQIYSIRVKKSLHLLNASDFALILQSFHLYNKDTGVYVASVKCIENKIPQMRGPSFVVLLNILSTRLKKNNYNDFFEKMMNFIPNILYELNIKDMNNILNSFYNLDIMNNKVCEIMYPKILYNMDNINDAHLLSSLCYIFYKYNFEDLHFFECLKKKSLKLMHTFDAQDFYKLIFSLYKKNICVKQIIEEKKNDISTFKSFYNEEQKMFFSEICNMN; the protein is encoded by the exons atgatatttttaaactgtaaaaaatatggagGGGGTGTTGGAAGGAGATTGTGTATGCCTAATTATAGTGGTAGTAGTGATagtatttataaatataaaaagtttgttttaaaaaaaataaatcataagtatgaaaatgtattattatttggTGATGTGAATAAATTAAGAAGTACAGCCATTGAACTAATTCGTGGTATgaaaaatgaagataaaattaatagagagcaaaagaattattcatttaaaaaatatgaaggaatggaaaagaaaaggaaatatcaagtagaagaaaaaaatatcttaGATGAAGAAAATGGAGATGATATGttgaataatattgaaaatgaaaataatattgaaaatgaaaataatatttataatgaaagtaatatttataatgaaaataatatttataatgaaagtaatatttataatgaaaataatatttataatgaaagtaatatttataatgataataatattaataataatgtaaatatttataagaaCGTTATTCTAACTACATCTGAGAAAGAATCTTTACCgttaacaaaaaaattatccTTCTGGCAAATATATAGTATTAGGGTTAAAAAAAGTCTGCATTTATTAAATGCCTCTGATTTTGCTCTGATTCTTCAATCCTTccatttatataacaagGATACAG GTGTATATGTGGCAAGTGTGAAATGcatagaaaataaaattcCACAAATGAGGGGTCCCTCTTTTGTTGTTCTTCTGAATATATTAAGCACGAggttaaaaaaaaataactATAACGACTTTTTTGAAAAGATGATGAATTTCATACCTAATATTTTATACGAgttaaatataaaagacatgaataatattttaaatagtttttataacttagatataatgaataataaagtGTGTGAAATTATGTATCctaaaatattatataatatggataatataaatgatgctcatttattatcttccctatgttatatattttataaatataattttgaaGATCTACATTTTTTTGAATGCTTAAAGAAGAAGAGTTTAAAGCTTATGCACACTTTTGATGCCCAagatttttataaattaatattttctttatataaaaaaaatatttgtgtaaaacaaattatagaggaaaaaaaaaatgatatatcCACGTTTAAGAGTTTTTATAACGAGGAACAGaaaatgtttttttctGAAATATGTAATATGAATTGA
- a CDS encoding putative membrane protein (conserved Plasmodium membrane protein, unknown function) encodes MLINAYMDIKRKHIKIIAKNVNSSYLDYYFKRWYVTDICNNLKLPDKIRYTLNNNLFYFNTFNTLNELKKDEIKNKNYQTYPKINNKQNVINNENSYYYNIDNCLKYDQYQINKEETEKKIPNSNCDYMNENNHIHYIKNEQNIPINYNKINNYRNNINSYTNNINSYTNNINSYTNNINSYASCIFNNIVNNNSNKKYLFQIQIKNNICTLHNIKYGRYDKRNVYPSSNVQNVYNNNKKIQEKKNIPHIETNINLDDVARDIKYAAQYSKKKGFLSSIFVRKLSLFMNNLFEKHLLLMNCIIAGTLYFIADLTCQMMEVHKKNNDVEYDFLRTLRMALIGLTLEGPIMTWWYGKILANFIKSKPDTFLYKSFIPTLFDNFIFGPIHLTIFFFYNGILKNQRKSEIIDKIVNTGMKVFFISLMTWTPLTLINFVFVPRIYQATVVFFADFFWVIFLSWCANKK; translated from the exons ATGTTAATTAATGCTTATATGGacataaaaagaaaacatataaaaattatagCAAAAAATGTGAACTCTTCCTATTTAG attattattttaaaagatgGTATGTCACGGATATATGTAACAACTTAAAATTACCAGATAAAATTAGATACACActaaataataatttattttactttAATACTTTTAATACATTAAACGAATTGAAAAAAGACGAgataaaaaacaaaaattacCAAACATATCctaaaattaataataaacaaaatgttataaataatgaaaattcatattactataatattgataattgtttaaaatatgatcaatatcaaataaataaagagGAAACAGAAAAAAAGATACCTAACAGTAATTGTGATTATatgaatgaaaataatcatattcattatattaaGAATGAACAGAATATTCCCATAaattataacaaaataaataattatagaaataatataaatagttatacaaataatattaatagttatacaaataatattaatagttatacaaataatataaatagttATGCTAGTTgcatttttaataatatagtaaataacaatagtaacaaaaaatatttattccaaatacaaataaaaaataatatctGCACcttacataatataaaatatggGAGATATGATAAAAGAAATGTTTATCCAAGTAGTAATGTAcaaaatgtatataataataataagaaaatacaagaaaaaaaaaatattccaCATATAGAAACAAATATCAATTTAGATGATGTAGCACGAGATATTAAATATGCAGCTCAATattccaaaaaaaaaggattTCTTTCATCGATATTTGTTAGAaaattatctttatttatgaataatttatttgaaaaacatttattattaatgaATTGTATTATAGCTGGtactttatattttatagCTGATCTAACATGTCAAATGATGGAAgtacataaaaaaaataatgacGTTGAATATGATTTTTTAAGAACCTTAAGAATGGCACTTATTGGATTAACATTAGAAGGACCAATTATGACATGGTGGTATGGTAAAATATTAGCcaattttattaaatcaAAACCTgatacatttttatataaatcttTTATACCAACTTTATTTgataatttcatttttgGTCCTATACATTTGACgattttctttttttataatggTATACTAAAAAATCAAAGGAAATCAGAAATTATTGATAAAATAGTTAATACAGGTATGAAAGTTTTCTTCATATCCTTAATGACATGGACACCACTCACTCTAattaattttgtttttgttcCAAGAATTTATCAAGCTACCGTCGTCTTTTTTGCTGATTTTTTTTGGGTCATTTTTCTCTCATGGTGTGCcaacaaaaaataa
- a CDS encoding hypothetical protein (conserved Plasmodium protein, unknown function): protein MNHNINIFLFICKKENDIKAKKGIQKKLIPTINKFNKKIIIKYVLYDCRNKTYMIKKKWKVHYILNKTKKKVKKKKKEKIIKKLIHDEMIYNKNNFDNVNKVDNKNVHLNDNILSFNKKDGCPKSSYRILLQTIGKNIKKFKNSTIINTGVDTKKQEKNVFFYGFLFTKYYNKYKRENGLVVERCSFIEEDKRVKQPYAVFKKYEHITDTSDKEYKNSLDIDDCMRRKKGLIFDIYDYIMKMGYKYVKVYLSSWLYINERIIDLGGKNKIKCKKKKITKKIRRYNKVTFCHRCFIKKTFDYKNLRYPQCCNNLPSKEKIKTKDNLRNSIKKIIKKFIKYIYNNNILYKRDIYNICFIVQYMILTNEKKKIFVYLINFPFCNIYKDNIFNNNNNEKCLLFLFHKRILKYLKGINDYTTFLFPFNNSKVCQMGLNLKKKMISFIKNIKKKSLLENCKREKWKRKKYKKVKLSNINFYVNMVNKREEKKKYNYASDNYMNKYNILDEKEKKKNHRIYHKKNIIFHTHMFELFVRLIFENTKTYFTIFINEQTYDNELYKSIYYLNLCQMIDTKICLTGSAVMVKRVQKNIKNKNRKNNRNENNDKDDNNKNLLMCGEQNDMIAKLVKQNDIYKNEIQEKDKMLLNLQNDIDKKNKTLEELEEEIQKYKNENLDNIKIIQSLKYKITRKDIHKNDNNTTEAGQKNNNYLIKLYNENNILKEKLKKFNSSIKKQDSSTKLMIKLEHNKEDNQSGIINITDKKDDDQIKKMSFFMKAFLDAEQKLYTADVVINTQKEIMTKMKKERNNYLENIKAKKLTFKKELENSLDFIFSLCEDIRSKKEKICITNRMKNLKDCIYDFLREFEGSY, encoded by the exons atgaatcataatataaatatctttttgtttatttGCAAAAAGGAGAATGATATAAAAGCTAAAAAGGGTATACAAAAAAAACTTATACCtacaataaataaatttaataaaaagattattataaaatatgttttatatgACTGTAGGAATAAAActtatatgataaaaaaaaaatggaaagtacattacattttaaataaaacGAAGAAAAAggttaaaaaaaagaaaaaggaaaaaataataaaaaaattaatacatgatgaaatgatatataataaaaataattttgataaCGTGAATAAAGTAGATAATAAGAATGTTCATcttaatgataatattttatcttttaataaaaaagatgGATGCCCTAAATCAAGTTATAGAATTTTATTGCAAACAATTGggaaaaatattaaaaaatttaaaaatagcactataataaatacag GGGTAGACACCAAGAAACAGGAAAAGAATGTGTTCTTCTATGGTTTCTTATTTACAAAATACTACAACAAAT ATAAGAGAGAAAATGGATTAGTTGTAGAAAGGTGCAGTTTTATTGAAGAAGACAAAAGAGTGAAGCAACCATACGCGGtgtttaaaaaatatgaacacATTACAGATACATCTGATAaggaatataaaaatagttTAGATATAGATGATTGTAtgagaagaaaaaaaggtttaatatttgatatatatgattatataatgaaaatgggatataaat aTGTAAAAGTATATCTATCTTCGtggttatatataaatgaaagAATTATTGACTTGGGAGGgaagaataaaataaaatgtaagaaaaagaaaataacaaaaaaaataagaagATATAACAAAGTGACATTTTGTCATCGATGTTTTATCAAAAAAACGTTTGATTATAAAAATCTGCGATATCCTCAATGTTGTAATAATCTACCATCTAAggagaaaataaaaacaaaggataatttaagaaatagtataaaaaagataataaaaaaatttattaaatatatttataataataatatattatataaaagagatatatataatatatgcTTTATTGTTCAATATATGATTTTAAcaaatgagaaaaaaaaaatttttgtctacttaattaattttcctttttgtaatatatataaggataatatatttaataataataataatgagaaatgtttactatttttatttcataaaagaattttaaaatatttaaaaggTATTAATGATTATACAACATTCTTATTTccttttaataattcaaaGGTTTGTCAAATGGgtttaaatttaaaaaaaaaaatgatatcttttataaagaatataaaaaaaaaatcattattagaaaattgtaaaagagaaaaatggaagagaaaaaaatataaaaaagttaaactgagtaatattaatttttatgttaatatggtaaataaaagagaggaaaaaaaaaaatataattatgcAAGTGATAATTAcatgaataaatataatatattagatgaaaaagaaaaaaaaaagaatcataggatatatcataaaaagaatattattttccatACACATATGTTTGAATTATTCGTGCGACttatatttgaaaataCAAAAACGTATTTTACCATTTTTATAAACGAACAAACATATGataatgaattatataaaagtatataCTACTTAAATTTATGTCAAATGATAGACACAAAAATATGTCTAACAGGTAGTGCAGTGATGGTTAAAAGAGTGCAGAAgaatataaagaataaaaatagaaaaaataatagaaatgaaaataatgacaaggatgacaataataaaaacCTTTTAATGTGTGGAGAACAAAATGATATGATAGCCAAACTTGTGAAACAAAACgatatatacaaaaatgaaatccaagaaaaagataaaatgCTATTAAATCTACAAAATGatatagataaaaaaaataaaacattagAAGAACTAGAAGAAGAAATTcagaaatataaaaacgaaaatttagataatataaaaattatacaatcattaaaatacaaaataacAAGAAAAgatattcataaaaatgataataatacaaCCGAAGCAGGAcaaaagaataataattatttaataaaattatataatgaaaataatattttaaaggaaaaacttaaaaaatttaatagCTCTATTAAAAAGCAAGACAGCTCAACAAAGTTGATGATAAAACTGGAGCATAACAAGGAAGACAACCAGAGTGGCATAATTAACATCACAgat AAGAAAGATGACGATCagataaagaaaatgagTTTTTTTATGAAAGCCTTTCTAGATGCTgaacaaaaattatac aCAGCTGATGTTGTAATAAATACTCAAAAGGAAATAATGacaaaaatgaaaaaggAAAGAAACAATTATTtggaaaatataaaagcTAAAAAACTAACCttt AAGAAAGAATTGGAAAACTCATTAGATTTTATCTTTTCGTTATGTGAAGACATACGATccaaaaaagaaaagataTGCATTACTAATAGGATGAAGAATTTAAAAGattgtatatat GATTTTTTAAGAGAATTTGAGGGAAGTTATTAA
- a CDS encoding hypothetical protein (conserved Plasmodium protein, unknown function), which translates to MGNSCKNIIRTRRENYSADIYNERFDFRKDVNCHVDKLKYFNDIYVKKKEKNDNMKRKEDDKISCSSIDDDCYLIENNTVGYVDELYHILGNKKRITIKKKVDDKSDMEEYLIIEKHMKVKRKKKKAKDKKYKEEIEKYIINDEQNKMSEKKKINHKTKDKMIKYDKDNIYVEKNYKIYNKSKDDLFIFPLQDKNNNNKKNNKKNNKSRSHSKNTEMETWCSSSNDKYDIFEQDRRYLLKKRKENTDMKNKENHEKESQNDNSNNSSDKKFYKTNKKYKDPFE; encoded by the coding sequence ATGGGTAATAGCTGcaagaatattataagaaCTCGACGGGAGAATTATTCTGCCGATATTTATAACGAAAGATTTGATTTTCGAAAGGATGTGAATTGTCATGTGGATAAActcaaatattttaatgatatatatgttaagaaaaaagaaaaaaatgataatatgaaaagaaaagaagATGATAAAATATCCTGTTCTTCTATTGATGATGATTGCTATTtaattgaaaataatacaGTTGGTTATGTTGATGAATTATATCATATCTTAGGTAATAAAAAACGCAttacaataaaaaaaaaagtcGATGATAAATCAGATATGGAAGAATATCTTATAATAGAAAAACATATGAAAGTtaaaagaaagaaaaaaaaagcaaaggataaaaaatataaagaagaaatcgaaaaatatataatcaatGATGAACAGAATAAAATGagtgaaaaaaaaaagattaatcataaaacaaaagataaaatgataaaatatgataaagataatatatatgttgaaaaaaattataaaatatataataaaagtaaagATGATCTTTTCATTTTCCCTTTAcaagataaaaataataataataaaaaaaataataaaaagaataataaatctAGATCTCATTCAAAAAATACTGAAATGGAAACATGGTGTAGTTCATCAAATGATAAGTATGATATTTTTGAACAAGACAGAAGATATctcttaaaaaaaagaaaagaaaatacTGATATGAAGAATAAGGAAAATCATGAAAAGGAATCTCAGAATGATAATTCGAATAATTCATCAGACAAGAAATTTTATAAGACgaacaaaaaatataaagacCCATTTgaatga
- a CDS encoding HCNGP-like protein — MNLVDYEISSDEENEEDEKDVKEKIYKRSDENIEKFPELSNDLVNNKNDKKINEEEHEKNHITYNDNSFLIKEGEKQKKNLIIDNCEEKVINNENNFTIRKDIYDNKNDKEKYNIINEKKEDNNNVNIFNKDDFLYMNIDENNFDEIFNISENEYSDILNKKIDELSKLYELNLTINKNIINSNEYKNPCILEKIMEIFQIDMYSSNYPLHIYNPKIFSSLDLFNERSQENIQNKGNTKWSNV, encoded by the coding sequence ATGAATTTAGTTGATTATGAAATATCAAGTGACgaagaaaatgaagaagatgaGAAAGAtgtaaaagaaaaaatatacaaaagatccgatgaaaatattgaaaaattTCCAGAATTATCAAATGATCttgtaaataataaaaatgataagaaaataaatgaagaGGAACATGAAAAGAATcatattacatataatgataactcttttttaattaaagagggagaaaaacaaaaaaagaatttgATAATAGATAATTGTGAAGAAAAGgttataaataatgaaaataattttactataagaaaagatatatatgataataagaatgataaagaaaaatataatataataaatgagaaaaaagaagataataataatgttaatatttttaataaggatgattttttatatatgaatatagatgaaaataattttgatgaaatatttaatatatctgAAAATGAATACTcagatatattaaataaaaaaattgatgAATTATCAAAATTGTATGAACTAAATTTAactataaataaaaatattattaattcgaatgaatataaaaatcCATGTATTCTAGAAAAAATCATGGAAATATTTCAAATTGATATGTATTCGTCTAATTATCcattacatatttataatcCGAAAATTTTTTCGTCACttgatttatttaatgaaaGAAGTCAAgaaaatattcaaaataaagGTAATACAAAATGGTcaaatgtataa